A DNA window from Zingiber officinale cultivar Zhangliang chromosome 3A, Zo_v1.1, whole genome shotgun sequence contains the following coding sequences:
- the LOC122051652 gene encoding basic endochitinase-like, which yields MKIQICFLAVFFTAVATSSHAQQCGSQAGGALCSGGLCCSQYGYCGSSSAYCGTGCQSQCGSGAQCGSQAGGALCSGSLCCSQYGYCGSTSAYCGAGCQSQCSGSTPSPSPPSGSGVSSIITSSVFEQMLLHRNDAACPGKGFYTYNAFITAANSFAGFGTTGDITAQKRELAAFFAQTSHETTGGWSSAPDGPYAWGYCFLVEQGNPPDYCVTSSQWPCAAGKKYYGRGPIQISYNYNYGPAGRAIGSDLLNNPDLVASDPTVSFKTAIWFWMTAQSPKPSCHDVIVGRWTPSSADRAAGRLPGYGVITNIINGGIECGKGTNAQVADRIGFYKRYCDILGVTYGDNLDCYNQAPFG from the exons ATGAAGATCCAAATCTGCTTCTTGGCCGTTTTCTTCACCGCCGTCGCCACCTCATCCCACGCGCAGCAGTGCGGCAGCCAAGCCGGCGGCGCTCTCTGCTCCGGCGGTCTCTGCTGCAGCCAATACGGCTATTGCGGCTCCTCCTCTGCCTACTGCGGCACCGGCTGCCAGAGCCAGTGCGGCTCCGGCGCACAGTGCGGAAGCCAGGCCGGCGGCGCGCTCTGCTCCGGCAGCCTCTGCTGTAGCCAGTACGGCTACTGCGGGTCCACTTCCGCTTACTGCGGTGCAGGCTGCCAGAGCCAGTGCAGTGGCTCAACTCCCTCCCCATCTCCTCCTAGCGGAAGCGGCGTGTCGTCGATCATCACCTCCTCTGTTTTCGAGCAGATGCTGCTGCACCGGAATGACGCCGCCTGCCCGGGCAAGGGCTTCTACACCTACAACGCGTTCATCACCGCGGCGAACTCGTTCGCAGGGTTCGGGACGACCGGCGACATCACCGCTCAGAAGAGGGAGCTCGCGGCGTTCTTCGCACAGACATCCCATGAAACAACCG GAGGATGGTCAAGTGCTCCAGACGGCCCTTACGCATGGGGTTACTGCTTCTTGGTGGAACAAGGGAATCCACCAGATTACTGCGTGACAAGCTCGCAATGGCCGTGTGCTGCCGGAAAGAAGTATTACGGCCGAGGACCCATCCAAATATCTTA caactacaactACGGGCCCGCAGGCCGAGCTATCGGGTCGGACTTGCTCAACAATCCGGACTTAGTCGCTTCGGATCCAACCGTCTCTTTCAAGACGGCCATTTGGTTCTGGATGACCGCGCAATCCCCGAAACCCTCGTGCCACGATGTGATCGTCGGACGATGGACGCCGTCGAGTGCTGACAGAGCAGCCGGCCGGCTCCCAGGGTACGGCGTCATCACCAACATCATCAATGGAGGAATCGAGTGTGGCAAAGGAACCAACGCACAAGTCGCTGACCGAATTGGATTCTACAAGAGGTACTGTGATATACTGGGGGTGACCTACGGGGACAATTTGGACTGCTATAATCAGGCCCCTTttggttaa
- the LOC122051653 gene encoding basic endochitinase-like, whose product MKIQICFLAVFLTAVATSSHAQECGSQAGGALCSGGLCCSQYGYCGSSSAYCGTGCQSQCGSGAQCGSQAGGTLCSGGLCCSQYGYCGSTSAYCGTGCQSQCGGSTPSPSPPSGGGVSSIITSSVFEQMLLHRNDAACPGKGFYTYNAFIAAANSFAGFGTTGNITAQKRELAAFFAQTSHETTGGWSSAPDGPYAWGYCFLVEQGNPPDYCVTSTQWPCAAGKKYYGRGPIQISYNYNYGPAGQAIGSDLLNNPDLVASDPAVSFKTAIWYWMTAQSPKPSCHDVIVGGWTPSSADIAAGRLPGYGVITNIINGGIECGKGTNAQVADRIGFYKRYCDILGVTYGDNLDCYNQAPFG is encoded by the exons ATGAAGATTCAGATCTGCTTCTTAGCCGTTTTCTTGACAGCCGTCGCCACCTCATCCCACGCGCAGGAGTGCGGCAGCCAGGCCGGCGGCGCCCTCTGCTCTGGCGGTCTCTGCTGCAGCCAATACGGCTATTGCGGCTCCTCCTCTGCCTACTGCGGCACCGGCTGCCAGAGCCAGTGCGGCTCCGGCGCGCAGTGCGGCAGCCAGGCCGGCGGCACGCTCTGCTCCGGCGGCCTCTGCTGCAGCCAGTACGGCTACTGCGGCTCCACTTCCGCTTACTGCGGAACAGGCTGCCAGAGCCAGTGCGGTGGCTCGACTCCCTCCCCATCTCCTCCTAGCGGAGGCGGCGTGTCGTCGATCATCACCTCCTCTGTTTTCGAGCAGATGCTGCTGCACCGGAATGACGCCGCCTGCCCGGGCAAGGGCTTCTACACCTACAACGCGTTCATCGCCGCGGCGAACTCGTTCGCGGGGTTCGGGACGACCGGCAACATCACCGCTCAGAAGAGGGAGCTTGCGGCGTTCTTCGCACAGACATCCCATGAAACAACCG GAGGATGGTCAAGTGCTCCAGACGGCCCTTACGCATGGGGTTACTGCTTCTTGGTGGAACAAGGGAATCCACCAGATTACTGCGTGACAAGCACGCAATGGCCGTGTGCTGCCGGAAAGAAGTATTACGGCCGAGGTCCCATCCAAATATCTTA CAACTACAACTACGGGCCCGCAGGCCAAGCTATCGGGTCGGACTTGCTCAACAATCCGGACTTGGTCGCTTCAGATCCAGCCGTCTCCTTCAAGACGGCCATCTGGTACTGGATGACCGCGCAATCCCCGAAACCTTCGTGCCACGACGTGATCGTCGGAGGATGGACACCGTCGAGTGCTGACATAGCAGCGGGGCGGCTTCCAGGCTACGGCGTCATCACCAACATCATCAATGGAGGGATCGAGTGTGGCAAAGGAACCAACGCGCAGGTCGCCGACCGAATTGGATTCTACAAGAGGTACTGTGATATACTGGGAGTGACCTACGGCGACAATTTGGACTGCTATAATCAGGCCCCCTttggttaa